The segment GGTGGGTAAAAATGTTAATTCGAGTTTTATTTTGTTTACTCTGTTTACGTGGTTCCCGTGGCTAATCGCGTGCCCGATCTCAAACTAATTCGCCTGCCCTCTGCCCCCAAAACAGATAAGCCGGTGACGGATGTGAGTCTCGGCTGCATTTGCGAGGCCATCAGCGGATGCAATCAGACACGATTCTGCGCCGGCGGCGTATGCGGCCTGTTTTGCATTACCTGGGCCTACTGGTCGGATGGAGGCAAGCTGACCTTGGGAAACGAGAGCTCCAGTCTGAAGATGGTAAGCCTGTTTGCCGCACTTCGCCATCGTTCTTCTTCTTAACTTGCTTAAACTCCTTTTCAGCCTATACCAACTGCGTGAACGATCCCTACTGCGCGGCCAACACCATCCAGAACTACATGACCAAGTTTGGGCAggactgcaacaaagatgggGGCATCGACTGTTACGACTACGCTGCTATTCACAAGTTGGGGGGCTATGGCTGCGGTGGGGAGCTGGCTTATCACTACCAAACCAGCCTACAGAGCTGCCTGAACTCGTTCCAGCAAATGGACGTTCGCTCTGGACCTTGAGCGCAAGAGTAGGGCACATACGCATCAAATAATTAACGATAACtaatatttaaaataataatttatgGCAATGCATTTGAATTGAAGCTAGATTGTGAAATTGAGATTGATATTAAAACTATAATGGTAAAGCAACACGGAATTTAGCTTTTACTGCGAGATATTTTTACAATCAAATCAGTTTTAAATTACCGTTGACAACGCTGGCGACattcagcggaaataaatggAAGATTTTACATTCGCACGAATTCGTCGGCAGGTGTCTCTGTCACGACATGTAGTTACTTGTGGTTACTACATGCCCGTAGAGTAGCAGCTCTCCGGAAAGGTCTCATGGCCAAGAAATATATCCAATATCTTTCCATTTTTAGTCAGTGGTCGGTTCAGGGTATTTCTTTCTTTCACTCGCATCT is part of the Drosophila miranda strain MSH22 chromosome Y unlocalized genomic scaffold, D.miranda_PacBio2.1 Contig_Y1_pilon, whole genome shotgun sequence genome and harbors:
- the LOC108160507 gene encoding LOW QUALITY PROTEIN: uncharacterized protein LOC108160507 (The sequence of the model RefSeq protein was modified relative to this genomic sequence to represent the inferred CDS: inserted 1 base in 1 codon), with translation MAANKLCCTLVFGTLLCLGLVALIQAQDKPVTDVSLGCICEAISGCNQTRFCAGGVCGLFCITWAYWSDGGKLTLGNESXQSEDAYTNCVNDPYCAANTIQNYMTKFGQDCNKDGGIDCYDYAAIHKLGGYGCGGELAYHYQTSLQSCLNSFQQMDVRSGP